One window from the genome of Bacillus tianshenii encodes:
- a CDS encoding HAD family hydrolase, whose protein sequence is MKAIFFDLDDTLLWDAKSVKTAFEKTCKVAQEKSNVDAEKLEEAVREAARELYASYETYDFTQMIGINPFEGLWGNFLDEDEYFKKLSAIVPIYRKDAWTNGLNKLGINDPSLGEELAETFPKMRRESPFVYKETFEVLDQLKGKIQLLLLTNGSPDLQNEKLKITPEIPPYFDHIIISGAFGRGKPDPSIFKHALERFNIEPEEALMVGDNLNTDIKGANAAGIPSVWVNRHHKTNDTDVKPNYEITSLHELLQLVSL, encoded by the coding sequence ATGAAAGCTATTTTCTTTGATTTAGATGATACGCTATTGTGGGATGCAAAAAGTGTAAAAACTGCTTTCGAAAAAACATGTAAAGTTGCGCAAGAAAAAAGCAATGTTGATGCTGAAAAGCTTGAAGAGGCTGTTCGGGAAGCAGCACGAGAGTTATATGCTTCTTATGAAACTTATGACTTTACTCAAATGATTGGGATTAATCCATTTGAGGGTTTATGGGGTAACTTCTTAGATGAAGATGAATACTTTAAGAAGTTAAGTGCCATTGTGCCTATCTATCGAAAAGATGCATGGACAAACGGGCTGAATAAGCTTGGAATTAATGACCCATCTCTTGGTGAGGAATTGGCCGAGACATTTCCAAAAATGCGACGTGAAAGCCCCTTTGTATATAAAGAAACGTTTGAAGTGCTTGATCAATTAAAAGGTAAAATACAGCTTCTCTTACTTACAAACGGTTCACCCGATTTGCAAAATGAAAAATTAAAAATCACGCCTGAAATTCCGCCTTATTTTGATCACATTATTATTTCTGGAGCATTTGGGCGCGGCAAACCTGACCCATCTATTTTCAAGCATGCACTTGAGCGCTTTAACATTGAACCAGAGGAAGCATTGATGGTTGGTGATAATTTAAATACAGATATTAAAGGTGCCAACGCTGCAGGCATTCCATCCGTATGGGTGAACCGTCATCATAAAACAAATGATACAGATGTAAAACCAAATTATGAGATTACAAGCTTACATGAATTATTACAGCTTGTATCACTCTAA
- a CDS encoding spore germination protein, whose product MPFYVNIHQFKVNSMSSNASINIGPVNHNSHSAHTKWLGSNMSAGDHAPVDGFIINQYVDPDTADQSSIGNTENPYTNQG is encoded by the coding sequence ATGCCTTTTTACGTAAATATTCACCAATTTAAAGTGAATAGTATGAGCAGCAATGCATCCATTAATATCGGGCCTGTTAACCACAATAGTCATTCTGCCCATACGAAATGGCTTGGTTCTAATATGTCTGCAGGTGACCACGCGCCTGTAGACGGGTTTATTATTAATCAATATGTGGATCCAGACACAGCAGACCAAAGCAGCATCGGAAATACAGAAAACCCGTATACAAACCAAGGATAA
- a CDS encoding spore germination protein, protein MPFGINILNFKVNGVTQNANVDIGPTVQNSHTSNLKSNGACFTQGDFSFANSVMYNGFIDPDISDQDQIANPSAPVAGQF, encoded by the coding sequence ATGCCATTTGGAATCAACATCCTTAATTTTAAAGTAAACGGCGTCACTCAAAATGCGAATGTTGATATCGGTCCAACCGTACAAAACTCACATACATCGAATTTAAAATCAAACGGCGCCTGCTTTACACAAGGCGATTTTTCATTTGCAAATTCAGTTATGTATAACGGCTTTATCGACCCTGATATTAGTGATCAAGACCAAATCGCAAACCCGTCTGCACCTGTAGCGGGCCAATTTTAA
- a CDS encoding MBL fold metallo-hydrolase: MMKEGLQQLTERIFYLPPDHETDRPILGAVSGKRATLIIDAGNSEAHANMLLRELERKKVAPIRWTVLTHWHWDHVFGLNAFNTISIAHVKTKKKLEWMKELAWTDEAIDKRVKSGEEIEICAEHIRKEFGHNRDITIKLPTLTFEKKLDIDLGGIHCVIEHIGGDHAEDHSVVYIPEEKVLFIADCTAQKMYAEKWHYTVGEASRIAKKLLQYDAKWFVYGHWKAQAREEFVLEMNRLQMFAELCEEHQGDRRKMIKAFEGKLNREISTEELEELIYFVQGYQKR, encoded by the coding sequence ATGATGAAAGAAGGTTTACAGCAGCTAACAGAGCGTATTTTCTATTTACCACCAGACCATGAAACAGACCGCCCCATCTTAGGTGCTGTTTCTGGCAAGAGAGCAACATTAATTATTGATGCTGGTAATTCAGAAGCTCATGCGAACATGTTGTTACGGGAGCTGGAAAGAAAGAAGGTTGCCCCAATTCGTTGGACTGTGCTGACGCATTGGCATTGGGACCATGTATTTGGGCTAAATGCTTTTAACACAATTTCGATTGCTCATGTTAAGACGAAAAAGAAGCTAGAATGGATGAAAGAGCTAGCATGGACAGATGAAGCCATTGATAAGCGGGTAAAAAGCGGGGAAGAAATTGAAATTTGTGCAGAACATATAAGAAAAGAATTCGGTCATAACCGGGACATTACGATTAAGCTCCCAACGCTGACGTTCGAAAAAAAGCTTGATATCGACCTTGGCGGCATCCATTGTGTAATTGAGCATATCGGTGGTGATCACGCTGAGGATCATTCCGTTGTTTATATTCCAGAAGAAAAAGTTTTGTTTATCGCGGATTGTACGGCGCAAAAAATGTATGCAGAAAAATGGCACTACACGGTTGGTGAAGCTAGTCGCATTGCAAAGAAACTTTTGCAGTATGATGCCAAATGGTTTGTATATGGACATTGGAAGGCACAGGCTAGAGAAGAATTCGTCTTGGAAATGAATCGGTTGCAAATGTTTGCTGAGCTTTGTGAAGAACATCAAGGTGACCGCAGAAAAATGATAAAAGCATTTGAAGGAAAACTTAACAGAGAGATTTCGACAGAGGAGCTTGAAGAGCTTATTTATTTTGTCCAAGGCTATCAAAAACGCTGA
- a CDS encoding TetR/AcrR family transcriptional regulator has product MSHIYQNESFQRILTITENLIQEKGCHKTTLKDIIESSGMSKGAIYHYVKSKNELLGHVLKAQLEAVNQQFQQKVQQQTSQELGAPLEASVDSFILDKDSVSNKIFIYLLGYRDDPKIAQLLQELHDTFLNQSIEWIQTGIDYGVIPSNLDAKAVSEKFLTLGYGLRIYSSASGEQPPFSKEDIYQFMFQMLKK; this is encoded by the coding sequence ATGTCACATATTTATCAAAATGAGAGCTTTCAACGCATCCTAACAATTACCGAAAACCTTATCCAGGAAAAGGGCTGCCATAAAACAACGTTAAAAGATATTATTGAAAGCAGCGGGATGTCAAAAGGAGCAATCTATCATTACGTAAAAAGTAAAAATGAACTGCTTGGTCATGTGTTAAAAGCCCAGCTTGAAGCCGTTAACCAACAATTCCAGCAAAAAGTGCAACAACAAACATCACAAGAGCTTGGCGCCCCGCTTGAAGCTTCTGTTGACAGCTTTATCCTTGATAAAGACAGTGTTTCAAATAAGATTTTTATTTACTTATTAGGTTATCGAGATGATCCAAAGATTGCTCAGCTTCTTCAAGAATTACATGACACATTTTTAAATCAATCGATTGAATGGATTCAAACAGGAATTGATTATGGTGTTATCCCAAGCAACTTAGACGCAAAAGCGGTTTCTGAAAAATTTCTCACGCTCGGATATGGCTTACGCATCTACTCCTCAGCAAGTGGGGAACAACCACCTTTTTCAAAGGAAGATATCTATCAATTTATGTTTCAAATGCTGAAAAAATGA
- a CDS encoding SPFH domain-containing protein has translation MLRIVPSTHVYVIEKLGKFDRLITAGLNWIKFTERIVNKIDMRTQTLDTDKQSVITKDNVTMTIDAVVYFHVTDAHRATYKVNDYLKAMTYLIQTTLRNQIARMEMEEALSNKEEINKHLSVSLDESTDEWGVKVERVEIKDMTPPDDIREAMEKQMKAERERREQILRSQGAKEASITEAEGRKRSAILNAEAEKESSILKGEAEKEYHIRTAEGEAAAIEMRAQAEAKRLKYVLQALKEAEVDERVLTLKHIEALVEMAKGDNKVFVPYESNGMLGNLGTALEMMNKNNQPTQIQSKRED, from the coding sequence ATGTTACGTATTGTGCCGTCTACACATGTGTATGTGATTGAAAAGCTAGGGAAATTTGATCGTTTAATAACAGCAGGGTTAAATTGGATTAAGTTCACAGAGCGGATTGTTAATAAAATCGATATGCGAACCCAAACGCTTGATACAGATAAGCAAAGTGTCATTACAAAGGATAACGTCACGATGACGATTGATGCTGTCGTTTATTTTCACGTCACAGATGCTCATCGGGCCACATACAAAGTAAATGATTATTTAAAAGCAATGACGTATTTAATCCAAACGACTTTGCGTAATCAGATTGCGAGAATGGAAATGGAAGAAGCTCTATCTAATAAGGAAGAAATTAACAAACATTTAAGTGTGTCACTTGACGAATCAACCGATGAGTGGGGCGTAAAAGTTGAGCGTGTTGAAATAAAAGATATGACTCCTCCGGATGATATTCGAGAGGCGATGGAAAAGCAAATGAAAGCAGAGCGCGAGCGTCGTGAGCAGATTTTACGTTCACAAGGAGCAAAGGAAGCTTCTATTACAGAAGCAGAAGGACGGAAGCGTTCAGCAATTTTGAATGCTGAAGCGGAAAAAGAGTCCAGCATTCTTAAAGGTGAAGCAGAAAAAGAATATCATATTCGCACAGCTGAAGGGGAAGCTGCTGCAATTGAAATGCGTGCTCAAGCAGAAGCGAAGCGACTGAAATATGTACTGCAAGCATTAAAAGAAGCAGAAGTAGACGAGAGAGTACTGACACTTAAACATATTGAAGCACTAGTTGAAATGGCGAAAGGCGATAATAAAGTGTTTGTTCCTTACGAATCGAACGGTATGCTCGGTAATCTGGGCACTGCCCTCGAAATGATGAATAAAAACAATCAACCAACACAAATTCAATCAAAACGAGAAGATTAA
- a CDS encoding protein kinase, whose protein sequence is MIGLKTIKRILFDRQLPAGTLLGGRFELVRLIGKGGYGLVYEANDLMKQDTCVVKQARPSRYKKGQANPFDDEMKYLTRLEALPYFPIVRASFVESGHFFLAEDYIVGKTFETLVFEEGKKYSNAEAFAVLSELLTVVEQIHEHQIVHRDLRLPNIIVTERGLKVIDFGLASELNETDEEGELSKHIPLEKYYMRKRVPQSDLYALGHTTLFLLYSSYKPTTKKEKPWEEELKLPQEAVAVLRRLLQIDEPFSFAAEAKSAVCQLRRSL, encoded by the coding sequence ATGATAGGTTTGAAAACAATCAAACGGATTCTATTTGACCGACAGCTGCCAGCAGGTACTTTGCTTGGCGGTCGGTTTGAACTCGTACGACTTATCGGAAAAGGGGGCTACGGTCTTGTTTATGAAGCAAATGACCTGATGAAACAAGACACCTGTGTCGTAAAGCAGGCAAGACCGAGCCGTTATAAAAAAGGACAGGCTAACCCGTTTGATGATGAAATGAAATATTTAACGCGATTAGAAGCTTTACCATACTTTCCTATTGTAAGAGCATCTTTTGTCGAGAGTGGCCACTTTTTTCTTGCTGAGGACTATATCGTTGGAAAGACCTTCGAAACACTTGTCTTTGAAGAAGGTAAGAAATACAGTAATGCGGAAGCTTTTGCCGTGCTTTCAGAATTATTAACCGTCGTCGAGCAGATACATGAACATCAGATTGTTCATCGGGATTTGCGGCTTCCGAATATCATAGTAACCGAACGAGGACTAAAAGTGATTGATTTTGGTTTAGCGAGTGAACTAAATGAAACAGATGAAGAAGGCGAATTGTCGAAACATATTCCACTTGAAAAGTATTATATGAGGAAGCGGGTTCCGCAAAGTGATTTATATGCTCTAGGTCATACAACCTTGTTTTTACTGTATTCTTCTTATAAGCCAACGACAAAAAAAGAAAAGCCGTGGGAAGAAGAGTTAAAGCTTCCACAGGAAGCGGTAGCTGTGCTGCGCCGTTTGCTTCAAATAGATGAACCTTTCTCTTTTGCAGCAGAAGCAAAATCAGCTGTTTGTCAGTTGCGTCGCTCACTTTAA
- a CDS encoding SdpI family protein: MMKKYLPAFIPVVVSFLVSIVVYGSLPEQIPIHFSANGEPDNYMGKPLGPFLVPLTTLGLFVLMVFLPKVDPRKENYTRFQGSYVLIVSVIIWFLAAIHVIVLMYALGYNLHLNTVFPIGTGILFLILGNYMPKVKHNYFVGVKTPWTLANEKVWYRTHRFAGKVFMFIGIVLIGMVFIPQSYIYPTSLGVIIGGTLLITFASYYYYKTIHD, encoded by the coding sequence ATGATGAAAAAGTATTTACCAGCATTCATTCCAGTTGTTGTTTCCTTCCTTGTTTCAATTGTCGTGTATGGAAGCTTGCCTGAACAAATTCCAATCCATTTTTCTGCAAATGGAGAGCCAGACAATTATATGGGGAAACCGTTGGGACCATTCTTAGTCCCTTTAACAACACTTGGATTATTTGTGTTAATGGTTTTCCTGCCGAAAGTTGACCCTCGGAAAGAAAACTATACACGTTTTCAAGGCTCATATGTCCTCATCGTTTCTGTGATTATTTGGTTTTTAGCAGCGATTCACGTTATTGTACTTATGTATGCTCTTGGCTATAATCTTCATTTAAATACCGTTTTTCCGATTGGAACGGGCATTCTTTTCTTAATTTTAGGAAACTATATGCCAAAGGTAAAACATAATTATTTTGTTGGGGTTAAAACACCTTGGACATTGGCTAATGAAAAAGTATGGTATCGAACGCATCGGTTTGCTGGTAAGGTATTTATGTTCATCGGTATCGTGCTTATTGGAATGGTATTCATTCCACAAAGCTATATTTACCCTACATCCTTAGGGGTCATTATCGGTGGAACACTCCTTATCACATTTGCGTCTTATTATTATTATAAAACGATTCACGATTAG
- a CDS encoding autorepressor SdpR family transcription factor — MPMNDAFKALSDPTRRKIIQLLKSSELTAGEIAEHFDMKKPSISHHLNVLKQADLVSSEKQGQHVLYSLNTTVVQDMMTWFMNFAERKE, encoded by the coding sequence ATGCCAATGAATGATGCATTTAAGGCACTTTCTGACCCGACAAGACGAAAAATCATTCAGCTATTGAAAAGCTCAGAGTTAACAGCTGGAGAAATTGCCGAGCATTTTGACATGAAAAAACCAAGTATTTCTCATCATTTGAATGTGTTAAAACAAGCTGACCTAGTATCAAGTGAAAAGCAAGGGCAGCATGTACTTTACTCGTTAAATACTACGGTTGTGCAAGATATGATGACATGGTTTATGAATTTTGCGGAGAGAAAAGAGTGA
- a CDS encoding alpha/beta hydrolase, whose amino-acid sequence MTNFLKHGEFFSCENINIHYHYLQHPDNSKPVLVLLHGFLSSLFSFRKLIPLLEEQFSILAIDWPPFGFSEKSRKFVYRTDNIANAILSMLEAMKLKSVTVIGHSMGGQVALKMAKLAPNKVDKLVLISCSAYMQRFPKKVSAATFIPFFHLFLRRKLEKQGVHHNLRNVVYHHGSIDHEMINGYEQPFYQKGMFEALTRFLRHREDDLTTEQLAEIPHPVLLIWGNEDRIIPLKTGKRLLSDLSNAALKIFTETGHLVPEERAEETANEIVQFIKAPSS is encoded by the coding sequence ATGACTAATTTTTTAAAACACGGTGAATTTTTCAGCTGTGAAAATATTAATATTCATTATCATTATTTACAACATCCTGATAATTCCAAACCCGTGCTCGTGCTGTTGCATGGGTTTTTAAGTTCATTATTTAGTTTTCGAAAGCTCATTCCTTTATTAGAAGAACAATTTTCTATTTTAGCAATTGATTGGCCGCCGTTTGGTTTTAGTGAAAAGTCCCGTAAGTTTGTATATCGAACTGATAATATTGCAAACGCTATTCTTTCCATGTTAGAAGCAATGAAATTAAAGTCAGTTACCGTTATTGGTCATTCTATGGGCGGTCAAGTTGCTTTGAAAATGGCAAAGCTCGCCCCAAACAAAGTCGATAAGCTTGTGTTAATTTCATGCTCTGCTTATATGCAACGGTTTCCAAAAAAGGTGTCTGCCGCAACATTTATCCCATTCTTTCATTTGTTTCTCCGCCGAAAGCTTGAAAAGCAAGGTGTACACCATAACTTACGGAATGTTGTCTATCATCATGGGAGCATCGACCATGAAATGATTAACGGATACGAGCAGCCATTTTATCAAAAAGGGATGTTTGAAGCGTTGACAAGGTTTCTGCGTCATCGTGAAGATGATTTAACAACAGAACAGTTGGCAGAAATCCCGCACCCTGTGCTGCTTATTTGGGGGAATGAAGATCGAATCATTCCGCTTAAAACAGGAAAACGTTTGTTGAGTGACTTATCAAATGCCGCTTTAAAAATTTTTACCGAAACAGGTCATCTTGTGCCAGAGGAGCGGGCAGAAGAAACAGCAAATGAAATCGTCCAATTTATTAAAGCACCTTCTTCTTAA
- a CDS encoding anthranilate phosphoribosyltransferase, with amino-acid sequence MMKQWIKEIARGRRGSKDLNYEEAVEAIQTIAKGNATDAQLGSFLTANRMKEETPEELRAFAEVFSSYTEKLNLTDALKQQVVDFASPYNGRHSFFATIPVSILLAERGVPAFLHSSKSLPPKYGTSLKEVLSGLGITTEGTNEELSQSLQEKRLAYAWTDQYCKPLAQIRQVREEIGVRTFFNTIEKLLNISGAKTIMFGAFHRTAINKILPMLSQLSFSKAFIVQGIEGSEDLPVHRNSFIFQVSNGVSNSFIVSPKDYGLEQSEESFSKKITLQQQIDWIQRILQSENSTDIEYGRAQVIWNAGVRYYLLGLEPSIEAGIAYAEEQLQSGRGAFQLKKWQEKTVMI; translated from the coding sequence ATGATGAAACAATGGATTAAAGAAATTGCAAGGGGACGAAGAGGCTCAAAGGATTTAAATTATGAAGAAGCGGTAGAAGCGATACAAACCATTGCCAAAGGAAATGCAACGGATGCCCAGCTTGGATCATTTCTTACTGCGAACCGGATGAAAGAAGAGACACCTGAAGAACTACGGGCCTTTGCAGAAGTGTTTTCAAGCTACACGGAAAAACTCAACTTAACCGATGCATTAAAACAACAGGTAGTCGATTTTGCGAGCCCATACAACGGTCGACATTCATTTTTTGCGACGATCCCTGTAAGTATTTTGCTAGCAGAACGAGGCGTACCAGCCTTTCTTCATAGCAGCAAATCACTACCACCTAAGTACGGTACATCTCTTAAAGAAGTGTTAAGCGGCTTAGGTATTACCACCGAAGGTACAAATGAAGAATTAAGCCAAAGCTTACAAGAGAAGCGGCTCGCTTATGCATGGACTGATCAATACTGTAAACCGCTTGCTCAGATCCGGCAAGTTCGGGAAGAAATCGGTGTCCGTACTTTTTTTAACACCATTGAAAAGCTGTTAAATATCTCAGGCGCAAAAACGATCATGTTTGGTGCGTTCCATCGGACAGCGATTAATAAAATATTACCGATGCTTTCACAGCTCTCTTTTTCTAAAGCGTTTATCGTCCAAGGTATTGAAGGCTCTGAAGATTTACCTGTGCACCGTAATAGCTTTATTTTTCAAGTAAGTAATGGAGTCTCTAATTCTTTTATTGTGAGCCCGAAAGATTATGGGTTAGAACAGTCAGAAGAGTCGTTCAGTAAGAAAATCACACTACAGCAACAGATCGACTGGATTCAAAGAATACTCCAAAGTGAGAATAGTACAGATATCGAGTACGGGCGTGCACAAGTAATCTGGAACGCTGGTGTCCGCTATTATTTGCTTGGTCTTGAGCCGTCAATTGAAGCCGGAATTGCTTATGCAGAGGAACAGCTCCAAAGCGGAAGAGGTGCCTTTCAATTAAAAAAATGGCAAGAAAAGACTGTGATGATTTAA
- a CDS encoding sirohydrochlorin chelatase yields the protein MQAILYVAHGSRVEKSNQQAIELIERVINKVDVPIQEVCFLELREPLIEAGITSCVKRGATKVAVVPLLLLEAAHAKVDIPQAVRLAHQKYPHLTISYGKPIGVHEKMIALIHERIQELIKRKPQDTAVLLIGRGSSDESQTADIKSIGSLLQQRFGYESVDVCFITAARPTVEEGLQQLRARSEAYKVVMPYLLFSGTLIRQLQGTVKEIPLCDTLGGHPFIEDVLIDRIKETIQEGVK from the coding sequence ATGCAAGCTATTCTTTATGTCGCTCACGGCAGTCGAGTTGAAAAAAGCAATCAACAAGCGATTGAGCTAATTGAGCGAGTCATAAATAAGGTTGATGTTCCAATTCAAGAAGTTTGTTTCTTAGAATTGCGAGAACCGCTTATAGAAGCAGGAATCACGAGCTGTGTTAAGCGCGGTGCAACAAAAGTTGCTGTTGTTCCATTATTACTGTTAGAAGCAGCACATGCAAAAGTTGATATTCCGCAAGCAGTGAGACTTGCCCATCAAAAGTATCCCCATCTTACTATTTCTTACGGTAAACCAATCGGTGTGCATGAGAAAATGATTGCACTCATTCATGAACGCATTCAAGAGCTCATAAAAAGAAAGCCACAAGATACAGCAGTTCTTCTCATCGGGAGAGGAAGCAGTGATGAGAGCCAAACGGCTGATATAAAATCAATTGGTTCCCTGCTGCAACAAAGGTTTGGATATGAGAGTGTGGATGTTTGTTTTATCACAGCTGCAAGACCAACTGTTGAAGAAGGGCTGCAGCAACTACGTGCTAGAAGTGAAGCTTACAAGGTCGTGATGCCTTACTTGCTATTTTCAGGCACCTTAATTCGTCAGCTGCAAGGAACAGTAAAGGAGATCCCGTTATGCGATACATTGGGAGGTCATCCATTTATAGAGGATGTCTTAATCGATCGAATTAAAGAAACGATACAAGAGGGTGTTAAATGA
- the cobA gene encoding uroporphyrinogen-III C-methyltransferase → MGKVYLVGAGPGDPELLTVKGLKYLQQADVVLYDRLVNKELLAYTKQGADLIYCGKLPNYHTMKQETINSFLVKYARSGKVVVRLKGGDPFVFGRGGEEALALVKNKIDFEVVPGITASTAAAAYAGIPVTHRNISGSFAMITGHRCDEQTEKEWRALASNIETIAIYMGVSKLAQICKQLITYGRDRETPAAVIHWGTTAQQKTVTGTLETIAEITKKEQLKNPSMVIIGDVVKLRSELQWFEKQNIPLAKEAF, encoded by the coding sequence ATGGGGAAGGTTTATTTAGTTGGCGCTGGACCAGGAGACCCGGAATTACTGACAGTAAAAGGGTTGAAATATCTTCAACAAGCAGATGTTGTCCTCTATGACCGGTTAGTGAATAAAGAATTACTAGCGTATACAAAACAAGGTGCTGACTTAATTTATTGTGGAAAGCTGCCAAACTATCATACGATGAAACAAGAAACGATTAATTCATTCTTAGTTAAATACGCACGAAGTGGAAAAGTGGTTGTACGTTTAAAAGGCGGGGACCCCTTTGTCTTTGGTCGCGGTGGAGAAGAAGCGCTGGCACTTGTGAAAAATAAAATTGATTTTGAAGTTGTCCCAGGAATAACAGCGAGCACGGCCGCCGCAGCTTATGCAGGAATTCCTGTTACACATCGCAATATAAGTGGTTCATTTGCAATGATAACTGGCCACCGTTGTGACGAGCAGACAGAAAAGGAATGGCGGGCGCTTGCTTCAAATATTGAAACAATTGCGATTTATATGGGTGTTTCAAAGCTTGCACAGATCTGCAAACAATTAATCACATATGGACGTGATAGAGAAACACCGGCAGCCGTGATTCATTGGGGCACAACCGCACAACAAAAAACAGTGACAGGCACGTTGGAGACAATTGCTGAAATCACAAAGAAAGAACAATTGAAAAACCCTTCGATGGTGATTATTGGTGACGTTGTAAAGCTGCGAAGTGAATTGCAATGGTTTGAAAAACAAAACATACCATTAGCCAAGGAAGCATTTTAA
- a CDS encoding DUF3906 family protein yields MNLYRLQANTSEGELDIIAAAPDEETAFEVAEIEIEKHFLKLPVINDIVLYELKKIRNGNAFVLGKQE; encoded by the coding sequence ATGAATCTGTATCGTTTACAAGCAAATACGTCAGAAGGTGAGCTTGATATCATTGCGGCAGCTCCTGATGAAGAAACAGCGTTTGAGGTGGCAGAAATAGAAATTGAGAAACATTTTTTAAAACTGCCAGTTATTAATGATATTGTCCTCTACGAATTGAAAAAAATACGAAATGGCAATGCGTTTGTATTAGGCAAGCAAGAATAA